A genomic window from Thermococcus nautili includes:
- a CDS encoding pyridoxal-phosphate dependent enzyme: MLRCSRCGRTYPETFRLTCDCGGTLLVERNSDAFTPEPFLDVRRYRRYLPVNGEVAPVPAVTPVSGLEINGVRTFFKLDYLQPSGSFKDRGTWVTVSKLLDEGITEVVLDSSGNAALSFALYGLANGIRVHAFVSYDTSPGKLSLLQALGAVVHYVDGDRMAVHERAVEFSERSGVTYVSHWLNPYFLEGTKTIAFELYEQLGVPDWILAPTGSGTLFLGLWKGFSELKAMGEIDRLPRLVAVQASGYESLCGRSAVKNTLAEGITIPEPPRLDEMRKALKETGGLCVSVDELETMGALSWLKRRGFLVEPTSAVVLSALWKLIETGLVEKGELVVLPLTGSGLKLTQGI; this comes from the coding sequence ATGCTGCGCTGTTCCCGTTGCGGGAGAACTTATCCAGAAACCTTTCGCCTTACCTGCGACTGCGGGGGAACGCTTCTCGTCGAGCGGAACTCAGATGCATTCACACCGGAGCCGTTCCTTGATGTTAGGCGCTACCGCAGGTATCTGCCCGTTAACGGGGAAGTCGCCCCGGTTCCAGCGGTTACGCCTGTAAGCGGGCTCGAAATCAACGGCGTTAGGACCTTCTTTAAGCTCGACTACCTCCAGCCGAGCGGTTCATTCAAGGACAGGGGCACCTGGGTTACGGTTTCAAAGTTGCTCGACGAGGGCATCACAGAGGTCGTCCTCGATAGCTCCGGCAACGCCGCGCTGAGCTTCGCGCTCTACGGTCTTGCAAACGGAATCCGCGTTCATGCCTTCGTCTCCTATGATACGAGTCCCGGCAAGCTCTCGCTCCTCCAGGCGCTCGGTGCCGTGGTCCACTACGTTGACGGCGACAGAATGGCCGTCCACGAGCGCGCGGTCGAGTTCTCCGAGCGGAGCGGAGTTACCTACGTCTCCCACTGGCTCAACCCCTACTTCCTGGAGGGCACCAAGACAATCGCTTTTGAGCTTTACGAGCAACTCGGAGTTCCCGACTGGATTCTTGCCCCGACCGGAAGCGGAACCCTCTTTCTCGGCCTCTGGAAGGGTTTCTCCGAGCTAAAAGCAATGGGGGAGATTGATAGACTTCCAAGGCTCGTCGCGGTTCAGGCTTCCGGCTACGAGAGCCTCTGCGGGCGCTCGGCAGTGAAAAACACCCTCGCTGAAGGTATAACCATTCCCGAACCGCCGAGACTCGACGAGATGAGAAAGGCTCTGAAAGAAACCGGGGGGCTCTGCGTGAGCGTTGACGAGCTTGAAACGATGGGCGCGCTCAGCTGGCTTAAGAGACGTGGCTTCCTGGTCGAGCCAACGTCCGCCGTTGTCCTCTCCGCGCTGTGGAAGCTCATTGAAACGGGTCTGGTTGAAAAAGGCGAGCTCGTTGTTTTGCCTCTGACGGGGTCTGGACTTAAACTAACCCAAGGTATTTAA
- a CDS encoding MEMO1 family protein produces the protein MIRYPAVAGSFYPSDETLIEMLEEFFSDLGEEGRERRITAGVAPHAGYVFSGYTASRTYKAIFEDGLPDTFVILGPNHTGLGSPIAVYPEGEWLTPLGSIEVDAEMAKAIAKLSGIADLDELAHRYEHSIEVQVPFIQYLAELAGKKVRIVPITLGIQDEDVSRALGKAIFEASEELGRDVVVIASTDFMHYGPMYGYVPFRARADELPHRIKEWDFRLIRRILDFDVDGLFRELREMRHTMCGPGAVGTAIVYSRSAGALEAELLHYTTSYEVSRSTEAIVGYASIVMRR, from the coding sequence ATGATAAGGTACCCTGCAGTCGCGGGAAGTTTCTATCCATCTGACGAGACGCTCATCGAGATGCTGGAGGAGTTCTTTAGCGACCTCGGCGAGGAGGGGAGAGAGAGGAGGATAACGGCAGGAGTTGCGCCCCACGCGGGCTACGTCTTTTCAGGCTACACAGCATCGAGAACTTACAAGGCCATCTTCGAGGACGGCCTGCCAGATACCTTCGTAATCCTCGGGCCGAACCACACAGGTCTCGGCTCGCCGATAGCGGTCTATCCCGAGGGAGAGTGGCTCACCCCGCTCGGGAGCATCGAGGTCGATGCCGAGATGGCCAAGGCGATAGCAAAGCTCTCGGGCATAGCGGATTTGGATGAATTGGCTCATAGGTACGAGCACTCGATAGAGGTTCAGGTGCCCTTCATTCAGTATCTGGCAGAGCTCGCCGGAAAGAAAGTGAGAATCGTCCCCATAACCCTCGGCATTCAGGACGAAGATGTCTCAAGGGCCCTCGGAAAGGCGATATTCGAGGCGAGCGAGGAACTCGGCAGGGACGTTGTGGTCATAGCGAGCACCGACTTCATGCACTACGGACCTATGTACGGCTACGTGCCCTTCAGAGCCAGGGCCGACGAGCTTCCGCACAGAATAAAGGAGTGGGACTTCAGGCTGATACGGAGAATCCTCGACTTTGACGTTGACGGTCTCTTCAGGGAGCTCCGCGAGATGAGGCACACGATGTGCGGGCCAGGGGCCGTTGGGACTGCCATAGTTTACTCTCGCTCTGCCGGGGCGCTTGAGGCGGAGCTTTTACACTACACGACGAGCTACGAGGTCAGCAGGAGCACAGAGGCGATAGTCGGCTACGCGAGCATCGTGATGAGGAGGTGA
- a CDS encoding isopentenyl phosphate kinase — translation MIIVKLGGSVFSDKSGEPENFRENVVRSIAGEIKDFYPEEDFIVVHGGGSFGHPYAKEYRIREGLLGLSEDALFWRKKGFSLTHHAMLRANMKIVEAFIDVGIPAVSVSSSSVFLMDSDRVVYGDVEPVRKLIETGFVPVLFGDVAVDLARGVDILSGDQIVTYLTKLFRPRKVIFLMSVDGIYDGKPGEGTLLFELSPDEIDNLIKRLAGSAGTDVTGGIINKLREAKEIARFAEVWFVNGLVPGRLSGAIRGDGFGTRIVP, via the coding sequence GTGATAATCGTCAAACTCGGTGGAAGCGTCTTCAGCGACAAATCCGGCGAGCCCGAGAACTTCAGGGAAAACGTCGTCCGCTCAATAGCGGGGGAGATTAAGGATTTTTACCCTGAGGAGGACTTCATAGTAGTCCACGGAGGCGGTAGCTTTGGGCATCCCTACGCCAAGGAATACAGAATCAGGGAGGGTCTCCTTGGGCTTTCGGAGGATGCATTGTTCTGGCGCAAGAAGGGGTTCTCCCTCACGCATCACGCCATGCTGAGGGCGAACATGAAAATAGTTGAAGCTTTTATTGATGTCGGCATCCCAGCAGTCTCGGTTTCAAGCTCCTCCGTGTTCCTCATGGACTCCGACAGGGTTGTATACGGCGACGTTGAGCCCGTGAGGAAGCTGATTGAAACAGGGTTCGTCCCCGTCCTTTTCGGCGACGTGGCGGTTGACCTCGCTCGGGGCGTTGATATACTCTCCGGCGACCAGATAGTTACATACCTGACGAAGCTCTTCAGGCCAAGGAAGGTAATCTTCCTGATGAGCGTTGACGGAATCTACGACGGAAAACCGGGCGAGGGGACCCTGCTCTTTGAACTTTCCCCGGATGAAATAGACAACCTCATAAAGCGTCTCGCTGGGTCTGCAGGAACCGACGTAACAGGAGGAATAATAAACAAGCTGAGGGAAGCGAAGGAGATAGCGCGTTTCGCGGAGGTGTGGTTCGTTAACGGCCTCGTCCCCGGCAGGCTGAGCGGGGCCATCAGGGGAGACGGTTTCGGTACAAGGATTGTGCCTTAG
- the udp gene encoding uridine phosphorylase — translation MGEKFISAERPQTEEGYQYHIACKPGDVARYVLLPGDPERVPKISSLWDEAREIAFHREYRTHTGKYKGVPISVTSTGIGGPSTAIAIEELAAIGADTFIRVGSTGAIQPGMEIGDLIIAKAAVRLEGTSKQYVRVEYPAVADLEVTLALIEAAETLGVRYHIGITASTDSFYLGQGRPGLNGYFPSFARNILDDLRQARVTNFEMEAATLFTLANIYGLRAGCVCAVFANRVTNEFGKAGEKEAALVASEAVKILAEWDEEKEKKGKKVWFPRLRG, via the coding sequence ATGGGTGAGAAGTTCATTTCGGCCGAAAGGCCACAGACCGAGGAAGGCTACCAGTACCACATAGCCTGCAAGCCCGGTGACGTTGCGCGCTACGTTCTCCTGCCGGGCGACCCGGAGAGGGTGCCGAAGATAAGCTCCCTCTGGGACGAAGCGAGGGAGATAGCCTTCCACAGGGAGTACAGGACGCACACCGGCAAATACAAGGGCGTTCCGATAAGCGTCACCTCGACGGGAATAGGCGGGCCTTCGACCGCTATCGCCATCGAGGAGCTCGCGGCGATAGGCGCCGACACCTTCATAAGGGTCGGTTCGACCGGCGCAATCCAGCCGGGGATGGAGATAGGCGACCTGATTATAGCCAAGGCCGCCGTGAGGCTTGAAGGAACCTCAAAGCAGTACGTCCGCGTCGAGTATCCGGCCGTTGCGGACCTTGAGGTGACTTTGGCTCTTATCGAGGCAGCCGAAACCCTCGGCGTTAGATACCACATCGGCATTACGGCCTCGACGGACAGCTTCTACCTTGGCCAGGGCAGGCCGGGTCTGAACGGCTACTTCCCAAGCTTCGCGAGGAACATCCTCGATGACCTCAGGCAGGCGAGGGTCACGAACTTCGAGATGGAAGCGGCCACGCTGTTCACGCTGGCTAACATCTACGGGCTTAGGGCCGGTTGCGTGTGCGCCGTCTTTGCGAACCGCGTTACGAACGAGTTCGGAAAGGCTGGAGAGAAGGAAGCGGCGTTGGTAGCGAGCGAGGCTGTAAAGATACTCGCCGAGTGGGACGAGGAGAAGGAAAAGAAAGGAAAGAAGGTATGGTTCCCCAGGCTGAGGGGTTGA
- the mntA gene encoding type VII toxin-antitoxin system MntA family adenylyltransferase antitoxin: MNLDDAVRKILQLGGDRVKFIILFGSRARGEARKDSDVDLCVYYEGTPREAFEFRMRVLGVLPEEYDVQIFQLLPVYLRKECLRGKVLFCRDETFLYDLAYETIKEWEDFKRYYYDYLGLEAIE; encoded by the coding sequence ATGAACCTCGACGATGCCGTGAGAAAAATCCTCCAGCTCGGCGGCGACCGGGTGAAGTTCATCATCCTCTTCGGCTCCCGCGCGAGAGGCGAGGCGAGGAAGGACAGCGACGTCGATTTGTGCGTCTACTACGAGGGCACTCCCAGGGAGGCCTTTGAGTTCAGGATGCGGGTTCTTGGAGTTCTCCCGGAGGAATACGACGTCCAGATTTTCCAGCTCCTCCCAGTCTATCTTAGGAAGGAGTGCCTCAGGGGGAAGGTTCTCTTCTGCAGGGACGAGACGTTCCTCTACGACCTCGCCTATGAGACGATAAAGGAGTGGGAGGACTTCAAGCGCTACTACTACGACTACCTCGGCCTGGAGGCGATAGAATGA
- a CDS encoding mevalonate kinase codes for MRVLASAPAKIILFGEHSVVYGKPAIAAAINLRTYVWAEFNESGAIKIEAKDIRVPGLTVSFSEDEIYFESDYGKAAEVLSYVRQAIELVREEADKNGKGITVSITSQIPVGAGLGSSAAVAVATIGAVSRLLGLELTNEEIGKLGHRVELLVQGASSGIDPTVSAIGGFIHYEKGKFEHLPFMELPIVVGYTGSSGSTKELVAMVRRTREEMPEIIEPILLSMGKIVERAREILLSDLDEKVRFERLGRLMNINHGLLDALGVSTKKLSELVYAARTAGALGAKITGAGGGGCMYALAPEKQSEVATAITIAGGTPMITEISREGLRIEEVIP; via the coding sequence ATGAGGGTTTTAGCTTCTGCTCCGGCTAAAATTATCCTCTTCGGCGAGCACAGCGTCGTCTACGGCAAGCCAGCGATAGCGGCCGCGATAAACCTGAGAACCTACGTGTGGGCAGAGTTCAACGAGAGCGGGGCGATAAAGATAGAGGCCAAGGACATACGCGTTCCGGGGCTGACCGTTTCCTTCTCAGAGGACGAGATTTACTTTGAAAGCGACTACGGCAAAGCAGCAGAGGTCCTCAGCTACGTCCGCCAGGCGATAGAGCTCGTGAGGGAGGAAGCGGACAAAAACGGGAAAGGAATCACCGTTTCGATAACGTCTCAGATTCCCGTTGGAGCGGGTCTCGGCTCATCGGCCGCGGTAGCGGTTGCCACAATCGGCGCGGTTTCAAGGCTCCTCGGCCTCGAGCTGACCAACGAGGAAATCGGAAAGCTCGGCCACAGGGTTGAACTCCTCGTTCAGGGAGCATCGAGCGGCATTGACCCGACGGTCTCGGCGATAGGTGGCTTCATCCACTACGAGAAGGGCAAGTTCGAGCATCTGCCCTTTATGGAGCTCCCAATAGTTGTGGGCTACACGGGCTCGAGCGGTTCGACGAAAGAACTGGTGGCAATGGTGAGGAGAACGAGGGAGGAGATGCCCGAGATAATCGAACCAATACTCCTCTCGATGGGCAAGATTGTGGAGAGAGCGAGGGAAATCCTCCTCTCTGACCTTGACGAGAAAGTTCGCTTCGAGAGGCTTGGACGGCTTATGAACATCAACCACGGTCTCCTCGACGCCCTCGGCGTTTCGACCAAAAAGCTCAGCGAGCTGGTCTATGCGGCCAGAACTGCCGGGGCTTTGGGGGCCAAGATAACCGGTGCCGGTGGCGGCGGCTGTATGTACGCCCTTGCACCTGAGAAGCAGAGCGAGGTAGCCACTGCCATCACGATAGCTGGTGGAACTCCGATGATAACCGAGATAAGCAGGGAAGGCCTCAGGATAGAGGAGGTGATTCCGTGA